GAAAAAGTTTGGGTTATCGGTGTAGACCGTGACCAAGCAGCAGAAGGTAAATACACTTCTAAAGATGGTAAAGAATCTAACTTCGTTCTTGTATCTACATTGAAACAAGTTGGTACAACTGTAAAAGATATTGCCAACAAAACAGAAAAAGGTGAATTCCCTGGTGGACAAGTGATTGTTTACTCATTGAAAGATAAAGGGGTTGAGCTAGCAGTAACAAACCTTTCAGAAGAAGGTAAAAAAGCTGTTGAAGATGCAAAAGCTAAAATCCTTGACGGAAGCGTAAAAGTTCCTGAAAAATAATGGATAAAAGTCATTTCTTAGGAAGCGGCCATCGGTCGCTTCTTTAAGAATTGAGGCAATTTTTGTCTCAATAAAGCTTGTTAATGTGATTAGCAGGTTTTATTGAAATAAAATAAACCTCTGAAAGGAAGAGCACATGGCACACGAAAATGTCATTGAGATGCGGGATATTACCAAGGTGTTTGGTGAATTTGTAGCAAACGACAAAATCAACTTGCAACTGCGAAAAGGTGAAATCCATGCACTTTTAGGAGAAAATGGAGCGGGTAAATCCACTCTGATGAATATGCTGGCAGGACTTCTTGAACCAACGAGTGGTGAAATTGTGGTGAATGGTCAGGTTGTAAAACTAGACTCACCATCTAAAGCCGCTGGTCTTGGAATTGGGATGGTTCACCAACATTTCATGTTGGTTGAGGCTTTTACAGTAGCTGAGAATATCATTTTAGGAAGTGAAGTCACTAAAAATGGTGTTCTAGATATAGCTGGTGCTACTAAAGAAATTAAGGCTCTTTCTGAACGTTATGGTTTGGCAGTGGATCCAGCTGCTAAGGTGGCGGATATTTCCGTTGGTGCCCAACAACGTGTAGAGATCTTGAAAACACTCTATCGTGGTGCTGATATCCTTATCTTTGACGAACCTACAGCCGTATTGACTCCTTCAGAGATTGATGAGTTGATGGCAATCATGAAAAACCTTGTCAAAGAAGGGAAGTCTATCATTTTGATTACCCATAAACTGGATGAGATTCGTGCGGTATCCAATCGAGTGACGGTTATCCGTCGTGGGAAATCAATCCAGACAGTTGAAATCGCAGGGGCAACAAATGCGGACTTGGCAGAAATGATGGTTGGACGCTCAGTCTCCTTTAAAACGGAAAAACAAGCACCACAACCCAAAGAAGTGGTCTTGTCTATCAAAGACTTGGTTGTCAATGAAAACCGCGGTGTACCAGCTGTGAAGAATCTTTCTTTGGATGTTCGTGCTGGGGAGATTGTCGGTATTGCAGGTATTGATGGCAATGGTCAATCTGAACTCATTCAAGCCATTACAGGTCTTCGTAAGATTGAGTCAGGTAGCGTTGAATTAAAAGGCAAATCAATCGTAGGGATGCATCCTCGACAAATTACAGAACTAAGCGTGGGGCACGTTCCTGAGGACCGTCACCGTGATGGCTTGATTTTGGAGATGATGATTTCAGAAAATATCGCTCTTCAAACCTACTACAAAGAACCACTCAGCAAGAATGGTATCTTAAACTATGCAAATATCACTTCACATGCTAAGAAATTGATGGAAGAATTTGACGTCCGTGCGGCAAGCGAATTTGTTCCAGCAGCAGCTCTTTCAGGAGGAAATCAACAAAAAGCGATTATCGCTCGTGAGATTGATCGAGATCCTGATCTCCTTATCGTCAGCCAGCCAACTCTTGGTTTGGATGTCGGTGCCATTGAATATATCCACAAACGTTTGATTGAAGAGCGTGATAACGGGAAGGCTGTCCTTGTTGTCAGCTTTGAATTGGATGAGATTTTAAATGTCTCAGACCGAATTGCTGTTATTCACGATGGTAAAATTCAAGGTATTGTATCGCCAGAAACAACTAACAAACAAGAACTTGGTGTCTTGATGGCAGGTGGAAACTTGGGAAAGGAGAAGAGTGATGTCTAAAAAATTACAACAAATTTCGGTTCCCTTGATTTCCGTATTCTTAGGAATCTTGCTCGGAGCCATTGTCATGTGGATCTTCGGATATGATGCTATCTGGGGTTATGAGGAGTTGTTCTATACAGCTTTCGGTAGTCTTCGTGGAGTTGGTGAAATTTTCCGTGCCATGGGTCCTCTTGTCTTGATAGGTCTTGGTTTCGCAGTTGCCAGTCGAGCAGGTTTCTTTAACGTTGGACTTCCTGGTCAAGCACTTGCAGGCTGGATTCTCAGTGGTTGGTTTGCCTTGTCAAATCCAGATATGCCTCGTCTCGTTTTGATTCCATTGACAGTGATCATTGCTTTGATCGCAGGTGGAATTGTTGGTGCGATTCCAGGTATCCTCAGAGCCTATCTCGGTACGTCAGAGGTTATCGTGACCATCATGATGAACTACATTGTATTGTATGTGGGAAATGCCTTTATTCATGCCTTTCCGAAAGATATTATGCAAAGTACAGACTCAACGATTCGTGTTAGTGCCAATGCTACTTACCAGACACCATGGTTATCAGAGTTGACTGGAAATTCCCGTATGAATATTGGAATCTTCTTTGCAATCATTGCTGTAGCTGTGATTTGGTTCTTGCTCAAGAAAACGACTCTCGGTTTTGAAATTCGTGCAGTTGGTCTTAATCCCCATGCTTCAGAGTACGCTGGTATTTCAGCAAAACGTACAATCATTCTATCAATGATTATCTCTGGTGCCTTGGCTGGTCTTGGTGGGGCGGTAGAAGGTCTTGGAACCTTCCAAAACGTTTACGTTCAGGGATCATCATTAGCTATCGGATTTAACGGGATGGCAGTTAGTTTGCTTGCTGGAAATTCACCAATTGGAATTCTCTTTGCAGCCTTCTTATTTGGTGTTCTACAAGTTGGTGCACCGGGTATGAACGCAGCGCAAGTTCCGTCTGAGCTTGTCAGCATTGTAACAGCGTCTATTATCTTCTTTGTCAGCGTTCACTACATTATCGAACGCTTTGTCAAACCTAAAAAACAAGTTAAAGGAGGTAAGTAAGGATGTCTATTACAACATTACTCACCCTCTTGGTCTCTTCTATGCTGATTTACTCAGCACCACTTATTTTTACGAGTATCGGAGGAGTTTTCTCTGAACGTGGTGGTGTCGTTAACGTCGGTCTTGAAGGAATTATGGTTATGGGAGCCTTTTCTGGGGTTGTCTTTAACCTTGAGTTTGCAGAACAACTTGGAGCGGCGACTCCTTGGATTTCCTTGTTAGTTGCTGGTATCGTGGGAGCTATTTTCTCCCTCATCCATGCCGTCGCTACAGTTCATTTCCGTGCAGACCATGTTGTCAGTGGTACAGTATTGAACTTGATGGCTCCTGCCCTAGCAGTTTTCTTGGTTAAAGTTCTTTATAACAAAGGGCAAACGGATAACTTAAGCCAGACTTTCGGACGTTTTGATTTCCCAGTTTTGGCTGATATCCCTGTGATTGGAGATATCTTCTTCAAGTCAACAAGTTTGCTAGGTTATATCGCGATTGCCTTCTCATTCCTTGCATGGTTTATTCTCTTTAAGACACGTTTGGTCTTCGCCTTCGCTCTGTTGGTGAACACCCTCAGGCAGCGGATACCTTGGGGATCAATGTCTACAAGATGCGATATCTTGGGGTTATTATTTCAGGATTCCTAGGTGGAATTGGGGGAGCAATTTATGCTCAATCCATTTCAGTTAACTTCTCAGTGACAACTATTATCGGTCCTGGATTTATCGCCCTTGCTGCGATGATCTTTGGTAAATGGAACCCAATTGGTGCTATGCTTTCTAGTCTTTTCTTTGGACTTTCACAAAGTTTGGCAGTTATCGGTTCTCAATTACCTTTCCTACAAGGAGTTCCAGCGGTTTACCTTCAAATCGCGCCTTATGTCTTGACCATTCTTGTCTTGGCAGCCTTCTTTGGAAAAGCAGTTGCGCCTAAGGCAGATGGTATCAACTACATCAAGTCAAAATAAGCATACAAAAAAACGCCAGTTTCAAACTGGCGTTTTATTTATTAGGATTTTGATGGGTTAGGTTCAATCCCCAAGGGACAAGATTTTCAGTTTTATTTTTGATACGTATGATATTATCCTTGTGACGAATGATAATCAAGCTAGCAAGTGCTAGGATAATCAGAATGAAGAGAGGGTCATAGCTACTCAGGATAAATCCAAATAGTGGAAATAGGAGAACTCCGATAACGGCTGCAATAGAAGCAGTAACGCTTGATAGTGAAATCATACTACCTAGATAGAGGCTTCCAAAGAATACGATTGCTAGATAAAAACAGAAAACAGGCGCAAATCCGAAAATCACTCCAGCACTGGTTGCGACAGCCTTGCCACCTTTAAATTCTGCAAAGATAGGAAAGGTATGTCCAATTACGGCCAAAAGACCAAAGACAAGAGGTGATACACCTTGAAGGTGGAAAAGGATTGGAAGGAGAGTGGCCAAGGTTCCTTTAAAGAAATCAATCACAAAGGTTGCCATACCCGCTTTCTTACCTAAAATTCGGAAAGTATTGGTTGTTCCGGTGTTTCCAGAACCATGTTCACGCAGATTTGTTTGAAAGAAGATTTGTCCAATCCAAAGACCAGACGGAATCGAACCTAGCAGATAAGCTAAAATTAATAATACAAATGTCATCATAGTACTATTATACCATGAAATGGTATAGAAAGTCAGAGAATATCCTGTGAAATTGTGACAGCTGAAAGGGAAAAGCTTTGCAAAATCGCTAGAAAACCTGTAAAATAGAAAAGATGAACAAATAGGAGGTTCCTTGTGTCAAAAAAGGAAATCAATATTAATAACTACAATGATGACGCCATTCAGGTGCTAGAAGGGTTGGATGCGGTCCGTAAACGTCCAGGGATGTACATTGGATCGACCGACGGAGCAGGTCTCCATCACCTAGTCTGGGAAATCGTGGATAATGCGGTTGACGAAGCCTTGTCTGGATTTGGTGATCGCATCGATGTGACGATTAATAAGGACGGGAGTTTAACGGTTCAAGACCACGGACGTGGGATGCCAACGGGAATGCACGCCATGGGAATTCCAACTGTTGAAGTTATCTTTACCATTCTCCACGCTGGAGGGAAATTCGGTCAAGGTGGCTATAAGACATCTGGAGGTCTTCACGGAGTCGGTTCTTCGGTTGTTAATGCCCTCTCAAGTTGGTTGGAAGTTGAAATTACCCGTGACGGTACAGTCTACAAGCAACGTTTTGAAAATGGCGGGAAACCCGTCACAACCTTGAAGAAAATTGGTACAGCACCCAAGTCTAAGACCGGTACCAAAGTCACTTTCATGCCTGACGCGACGATTTTCTCTACGACTGACTTCAAATACAATACCATTTCAGAACGACTCAATGAGTCAGCCTTTCTCTTAAAAAATGTGACCTTGTCTTTAACAGATAAGCGAACAGATGAAGCAATCGAATTCCATTATGAGAACGGGGTACAAGACTTTGTTTCTTACCTCAATGAAGACAAGGAAACCTTGACGCCAGTCCTATACTTTGAAGGCGAAGACAATGGTTTCCAAGTGGAGATTGCCCTCCAGTACAATGATGGATTTTCAGATAACATTCTATCCTTTGTCAATAACGTTCGTACTAAAGATGGTGGAACACATGAGACAGGACTCAAGTCTGCCATTACCAAGGTTATGAATGACTATGCGCGCAAGACAGGACTTCTCAAGGAAAAAGATAAAAACCTTGAAGGGTCAGACTACCGCGAGGGACTAGCAGCCGTTCTTTCTATTCTCGTTCCTGAAGAACACCTCCAGTTTGAGGGTCAGACCAAGGATAAACTGGGGAGTCCACTAGCTCGTCCGGTTGTGGATGGAATTGTGGCTGATAAGTTGACCTTCTTCCTTATGGAAAATGGAGAATTGGCTTCCAATCTCATTCGCAAGGCTATCAAGGCGCGTGATGCTCGTGAGGCAGCTCGCAAAGCGCGTGATGAGAGCCGAAATGGTAAGAAAAATAAAAAAGACAAGGGCTTGCTTTCTGGTAAATTGACTCCAGCCCAGTCTAAAAACCCTGCAAAGAATGAACTCTACCTAGTCGAAGGAGATTCTGCCGGTGGTTCTGCCAAGCAAGGTCGTGACCGTAAATTCCAAGCTATCTTGCCTCTTCGTGGCAAGGTTATCAATACAGCCAAGGCTAAGATGGCGGATATCCTCAAAAATGAAGAAATCAATACCATGATTTATACCATCGGTGCTGGTGTTGGAGCAGATTTCTCACTTGAAGATGCCAACTATGACAAGATTATTATCATGACCGATGCCGACACCGACGGTGCCCATATCCAAACTCTTCTTTTAACATTCTTCTACCGTTATATGCGTCCGCTAGTTGAGGCAGGCCATGTCTATATCGCCCTTCCTCCACTTTACAAGATGTCCAAAGGGAAAGGTAAGAAAGAAGAAGTGGCCTATGCTTGGACGGATGGTGAGTTAGAAGAACTTCGCAAGCAGTTCGGTAAAGGCGCTACGCTCCAACGCTATAAAGGTCTTGGTGAGATGAATGCAGACCAACTCTGGGAAACAACCATGAACCCAGAAACGCGTACCCTCATCCGTGTCACTATCGAAGACCTAGCACGCGCTGAACGTCGCGTCAATGTCCTTATGGGAGATAAGGTCGAACCACGCCGTAAGTGGATTGAGGATAATGTCAAGTTTACGCTTGAGGAAGCGACTGTGTTTTAAGGGGCATGAATAATGGTTGATTCAGGATATTCGATTTTTGGTAGTTACTTGGGTTTGGTTTTCTTAGTTTCTTTACCCTCGGCTATTCTTGCATTCTACATTAACAGTCGAAAAAAAAGTTTCCAAGGTTTATATGCACCGATTGTATTTACCTTGTTTATGATCTTGATGCTTTTATTCAATATGGATTCGTCAGAATCCGGTTCTTTAGTGGCATCCTTTGTCATGATTTTATTTGGTTTTCCTTTGATAGCAGGAGCCTTAATCTACACACTTATTCGATTGTGTTATGTCTATCCGGAGAAACGGTGGAAGGCTTTTTTGATTTTCCTATCCTATATTTTAGGTCCCCTATCTGTAGGTATTCTGGGATGGTATGTGGTAAATTTAGTTCAGATCCATCTGTTGACATTCTTGGTAATGATTTTGATGATTCTAGTTTCCTATCTTCCTCCTCTCTATCTCCATTACACCAAACGAAATCAGTAAGACATAGAATACTTTTTGGTTGGGTATAGTGATTAATTACTTAGATT
This Streptococcus oralis DNA region includes the following protein-coding sequences:
- a CDS encoding ABC transporter permease, with product MSKKLQQISVPLISVFLGILLGAIVMWIFGYDAIWGYEELFYTAFGSLRGVGEIFRAMGPLVLIGLGFAVASRAGFFNVGLPGQALAGWILSGWFALSNPDMPRLVLIPLTVIIALIAGGIVGAIPGILRAYLGTSEVIVTIMMNYIVLYVGNAFIHAFPKDIMQSTDSTIRVSANATYQTPWLSELTGNSRMNIGIFFAIIAVAVIWFLLKKTTLGFEIRAVGLNPHASEYAGISAKRTIILSMIISGALAGLGGAVEGLGTFQNVYVQGSSLAIGFNGMAVSLLAGNSPIGILFAAFLFGVLQVGAPGMNAAQVPSELVSIVTASIIFFVSVHYIIERFVKPKKQVKGGK
- the parE gene encoding DNA topoisomerase IV subunit B, yielding MSKKEININNYNDDAIQVLEGLDAVRKRPGMYIGSTDGAGLHHLVWEIVDNAVDEALSGFGDRIDVTINKDGSLTVQDHGRGMPTGMHAMGIPTVEVIFTILHAGGKFGQGGYKTSGGLHGVGSSVVNALSSWLEVEITRDGTVYKQRFENGGKPVTTLKKIGTAPKSKTGTKVTFMPDATIFSTTDFKYNTISERLNESAFLLKNVTLSLTDKRTDEAIEFHYENGVQDFVSYLNEDKETLTPVLYFEGEDNGFQVEIALQYNDGFSDNILSFVNNVRTKDGGTHETGLKSAITKVMNDYARKTGLLKEKDKNLEGSDYREGLAAVLSILVPEEHLQFEGQTKDKLGSPLARPVVDGIVADKLTFFLMENGELASNLIRKAIKARDAREAARKARDESRNGKKNKKDKGLLSGKLTPAQSKNPAKNELYLVEGDSAGGSAKQGRDRKFQAILPLRGKVINTAKAKMADILKNEEINTMIYTIGAGVGADFSLEDANYDKIIIMTDADTDGAHIQTLLLTFFYRYMRPLVEAGHVYIALPPLYKMSKGKGKKEEVAYAWTDGELEELRKQFGKGATLQRYKGLGEMNADQLWETTMNPETRTLIRVTIEDLARAERRVNVLMGDKVEPRRKWIEDNVKFTLEEATVF
- a CDS encoding ABC transporter ATP-binding protein is translated as MAHENVIEMRDITKVFGEFVANDKINLQLRKGEIHALLGENGAGKSTLMNMLAGLLEPTSGEIVVNGQVVKLDSPSKAAGLGIGMVHQHFMLVEAFTVAENIILGSEVTKNGVLDIAGATKEIKALSERYGLAVDPAAKVADISVGAQQRVEILKTLYRGADILIFDEPTAVLTPSEIDELMAIMKNLVKEGKSIILITHKLDEIRAVSNRVTVIRRGKSIQTVEIAGATNADLAEMMVGRSVSFKTEKQAPQPKEVVLSIKDLVVNENRGVPAVKNLSLDVRAGEIVGIAGIDGNGQSELIQAITGLRKIESGSVELKGKSIVGMHPRQITELSVGHVPEDRHRDGLILEMMISENIALQTYYKEPLSKNGILNYANITSHAKKLMEEFDVRAASEFVPAAALSGGNQQKAIIAREIDRDPDLLIVSQPTLGLDVGAIEYIHKRLIEERDNGKAVLVVSFELDEILNVSDRIAVIHDGKIQGIVSPETTNKQELGVLMAGGNLGKEKSDV
- the plsY gene encoding glycerol-3-phosphate 1-O-acyltransferase PlsY, translated to MMTFVLLILAYLLGSIPSGLWIGQIFFQTNLREHGSGNTGTTNTFRILGKKAGMATFVIDFFKGTLATLLPILFHLQGVSPLVFGLLAVIGHTFPIFAEFKGGKAVATSAGVIFGFAPVFCFYLAIVFFGSLYLGSMISLSSVTASIAAVIGVLLFPLFGFILSSYDPLFILIILALASLIIIRHKDNIIRIKNKTENLVPWGLNLTHQNPNK